In the genome of Leptospira kanakyensis, one region contains:
- a CDS encoding histidine kinase N-terminal 7TM domain-containing protein, which translates to MWQFHPYSLLLFLAFGFNLVLGLFVLKSFRLDLVKYLLILVFGSMMWTGFYGLDFVFISPDLHRSFISLLYIGVSLANLGMVLVSLEFTQNKHLLTKKFWVLLTIQPLLTLAVCVLDPIFKTLTLDTYLVNINGRIQWVQETNTGGFVVSYFFSFFWSVFVGYLLIKGIFVSKSTERRRYMLILFSYLFIWVTAILHKSGFRPLPGLNITAVMSTIQVILIFFAIGYYRMFDLVPLVRGEIVDELDEAVVILDFNHRIVDWNMAAEHLFQIASKNSSLLSHKYFFASAPGIISKLDHLSDKKTLTKWIWEKDGKYWEVTAKQIRDANRKKIGMVLVFRDNTEQRNLEKQMSNVNRELMVANGTKDRFLSIISHDLRGPLAGIKMLLKVLNEDMKKKEDALAGMTQSLVDATESVFSLLENLLEWSKLQRGEEQFRPHYYRLDNIVRECLELFVLSASNKGIQLEVEIPSHAMVFCDDRMIITVVRNLVSNALKFSHNNSQILIQATDVGGDWQVSVIDSGVGMSRAILDKLFKVGEVIKSTGTQGETGNGIGLLLCHEFVSVNGGILFADSDGVSGSRFVFTIPKKMKEEIIS; encoded by the coding sequence TTGTGGCAATTCCATCCTTATAGCTTACTTTTATTTTTAGCATTCGGCTTCAATCTTGTATTGGGGCTATTCGTTTTAAAATCCTTCCGCCTAGACCTTGTTAAATACTTACTCATTTTAGTTTTCGGTTCCATGATGTGGACCGGATTCTATGGTCTCGATTTTGTATTCATTAGTCCTGACTTACATAGATCCTTTATTTCGTTATTATACATCGGAGTTTCCCTTGCCAACCTGGGAATGGTTCTTGTTTCTTTGGAGTTTACGCAAAACAAACATTTGTTGACAAAAAAGTTTTGGGTTTTGCTCACAATCCAACCACTTTTAACATTGGCAGTTTGTGTATTAGATCCAATCTTTAAAACTTTAACACTCGATACTTATTTGGTAAATATCAATGGAAGGATCCAGTGGGTTCAGGAAACCAATACAGGTGGGTTTGTTGTTTCTTATTTTTTTTCTTTTTTTTGGTCAGTGTTTGTTGGATATTTATTAATCAAAGGTATCTTTGTATCCAAGTCCACCGAACGCAGAAGATATATGCTCATTCTGTTTTCCTATTTATTTATTTGGGTAACAGCAATTTTACATAAGTCTGGATTTAGGCCTCTGCCAGGACTCAATATCACTGCGGTGATGAGCACCATACAAGTAATTTTGATTTTTTTTGCCATTGGATATTATCGAATGTTCGATCTTGTGCCATTGGTGCGCGGGGAAATTGTAGACGAGTTAGACGAAGCAGTTGTCATTCTCGATTTTAATCATCGTATTGTAGATTGGAATATGGCAGCAGAACATTTATTCCAAATTGCTTCTAAAAATTCTAGTTTACTCTCTCATAAATATTTTTTTGCTTCAGCCCCTGGCATTATCTCTAAACTCGATCACCTATCTGATAAAAAAACTCTCACTAAGTGGATTTGGGAAAAAGATGGAAAGTATTGGGAAGTTACCGCCAAACAGATCCGAGACGCAAATCGAAAAAAAATTGGAATGGTTCTTGTTTTTAGGGACAATACAGAACAAAGAAATTTAGAAAAACAAATGTCTAATGTCAACCGTGAACTAATGGTTGCGAATGGAACCAAAGACAGGTTTTTATCGATTATTTCCCACGACTTACGTGGACCCTTAGCTGGGATTAAAATGTTACTGAAAGTTTTGAATGAAGATATGAAAAAAAAAGAGGACGCGCTCGCAGGAATGACACAGTCTCTTGTTGATGCTACTGAATCAGTTTTTTCTTTATTAGAGAATCTTTTAGAATGGTCTAAGTTACAAAGAGGGGAAGAACAGTTTCGCCCGCATTACTACCGTTTGGATAATATTGTCAGAGAATGTTTGGAACTATTTGTTCTCAGTGCCTCGAATAAAGGCATTCAATTAGAAGTAGAAATTCCTTCTCATGCAATGGTTTTTTGTGATGATCGAATGATCATCACAGTGGTTAGAAATTTAGTTTCGAATGCTTTGAAGTTTAGTCATAACAATAGCCAAATTCTCATCCAAGCCACTGATGTTGGTGGAGATTGGCAAGTTTCTGTGATCGACTCAGGCGTAGGGATGTCTCGGGCAATCCTAGACAAACTGTTCAAAGTGGGAGAGGTTATAAAATCGACTGGTACCCAAGGGGAAACAGGAAACGGAATAGGGCTTTTGCTCTGTCATGAATTTGTCTCCGTGAACGGTGGGATTTTGTTTGCTGATAGTGATGGGGTTTCTGGTTCCCGGTTTGTGTTTACCATTCCCAAAAAGATGAAAGAGGAGATCATTTCATGA
- a CDS encoding bactofilin family protein, with protein sequence MSKKEMQTTITEHGVIATILGKETAFSGTLAFKKPLQISGDFTGEIISDGYLVISEGARVKANIKAGTVVVGGTIIGNVTATQRLEMLSTGKVQGNIRTAKLQIADGVVFDGNCEMLSSEET encoded by the coding sequence ATGTCAAAAAAAGAAATGCAAACAACCATCACCGAACACGGAGTTATTGCTACTATCCTCGGAAAAGAAACAGCATTTAGCGGAACTTTAGCCTTCAAAAAACCTTTACAAATTTCTGGAGACTTTACTGGAGAAATCATCTCTGATGGTTATCTTGTGATTAGTGAAGGTGCGCGTGTGAAAGCAAACATCAAAGCAGGAACTGTTGTTGTTGGTGGGACTATCATTGGAAACGTAACAGCAACTCAAAGATTAGAAATGTTATCTACTGGAAAAGTTCAAGGTAACATTCGTACCGCAAAACTACAAATTGCCGATGGTGTTGTGTTTGACGGAAATTGCGAAATGCTAAGCAGCGAAGAAACTTAG
- the acpS gene encoding holo-ACP synthase: MLSVGNDIVENHRIRELLEKHGDRFLKRVFTEEEVEYCHKHKDPVPFLAGRFACKEAVIKALNLNPGEVADMREIELAGTNFGKKTLVIHGKTEKFFREKGFTSSSVSISHADHYATAVVVFYKEPR, from the coding sequence ATGTTATCCGTCGGGAACGACATCGTCGAAAACCATAGAATTCGTGAACTCCTAGAGAAACACGGGGATCGGTTTTTAAAGCGAGTTTTTACCGAAGAAGAAGTGGAATACTGCCACAAACACAAGGATCCAGTCCCCTTTCTCGCAGGCCGGTTTGCCTGTAAAGAAGCTGTGATCAAGGCCCTGAACCTAAATCCAGGGGAAGTCGCAGATATGCGCGAGATTGAACTCGCAGGGACAAATTTTGGTAAAAAAACGCTAGTCATCCATGGGAAAACTGAGAAGTTTTTCCGAGAGAAAGGATTTACTAGCAGTTCCGTATCCATCAGCCATGCTGACCACTACGCAACGGCAGTTGTCGTTTTTTACAAGGAGCCCAGATGA
- a CDS encoding protein kinase domain-containing protein has product MFTVGKYKAIKELHLGKRSSVYTGEAATGSPVVIKLLNRDYPDNQEITRFKSEFEILRSIDSPYTLRPLDLESYQNTVAIVFPHVGFTDLAKLQLSGKYSNIATFLNIAIEVCKALIDIHKAKIVHNDIKAQNIIYNPDTGALKIIDFGSATLLTHRNFYLPMNQNLTGTLAHISPEQTGRMNRTVDYRTDFYSFGVTLYQLITGDLPFLYTDSLEMVHAHLAKTPLSPQERTGAPKIISDLIMKLLEKNPEDRYQTATGLLSDLSAMQSVLLENGRESLHQFQMELAKNDKSSRFQIPKKLYGREDQLRIFEEKFLDATEGKIEIFLISGRSGIGKSALINEIQKPVTREKAYFTSGKFDLYKKSIPYRAINLALQGLVRQLLSESESSVKEWNRVLNHALGANAKLIIDVVPELSQLLGEKQAPPELDSLETENRFHLVFRKFLRTICTKDHPVVLFLDDLQWADSSSILLLKEVLTDPEISHFFIILSYRDNEVFPTDPFFRLLEELGEYQIPVTEIRLEPLRERDVAMLVSETLVVPESEIRPIAEVLWKKTKGNPFHVNEMFKNLYERSYIYFTDDHWSWDKDKIDAVNISDNVIDLIIDKINLQSAELIEALKLTACIGNWFRHDIYATIAERPYHKASMDLVALANEEFLILGMEDANFTHDKIREAIYKIISPEEKSQLHYKIGKTYLSILYKYKLDDHLFTIVNQLNLGASQMKGSEELAELRILNEKAGFKALNSSAYDAAFTFFDRMVGLMTDAEWNSEYENTLKLHLAYARSAYLSKNFEAAEKSFNYILHFVRNDLDKILVYELQSSMLVTQNKMKEVLETLKQALKLVGVRLPKKATPLSPLREILKFKFKLGRRSIESLEQLPVSEDPKYLAIMRILNACIAPSFLAEPNLFPVIVLKLVNHTLKYGLCEISAFGFCAMGIIQGSGLGNYEDGLKFGQLGVRLLDSLDARTFRCRTLFMFACMIAPWKNHARDGRSIFWDSFLAGMETGDLQYSAYSLNNIHFQGLLFRENLEDLYKSQLRYDASLLSLRQNHAYQVHRLNLQLVENMRGESADPMNLEGRYFSESETVSEWLTTGNANALFDYNLCKLRIEYFLGDKQKAYEYSLKLDSLEGAMFGMMFVPEHVFFGALVAFSLIVDDVTPQGTTKVNLKKRLLGFEKRMKVWAKSSPENFVHKYEIISALILYLANEKTQAVIACKAAISSARESNFILEEAIANEFLVRMWKETGFEQYSNLHLVEAHYRYGKYGFLSKVKQLEANHIALKKYIGRNFRTDSTDSLSLFSTTKDIFGDVGSSLDINTVIKASQTISGEIQLNRLLEKMMKILIENAGAERGYFILKSDSGWQVLAESEAEKESVFVYSESPFAIDFLEPVAYVNQNKIPSQIIGYVVRTGLVVICGDAAREGDFKNDPYVKSTLPKSLLCYPILSHGTVVGIVYLENNLTTDAFTPGRVEILKILSSQIAVSIENSLLYTNLEQKVDERTKELNFALTEVKGLKEQQDGDYFLASLLIEPLTQNLASSSNMKIQFLTEQKKKFSYKQWSSEIGGDLCVSSSIQLQNKKYIVVLNGDAMGKSMQGASGALVIGSVFEAIIKRNGQSEEVRDITPEKWVSNAYIELHNTLVTFDGSMLISMFLCLIDDETGFFYFLNAEHPRPVIYRNDRTSFLPHNYVCAKLGLLASKKALQINTFQLEKGDVLLIGSDGRDDILIGSEVEMEVNEDDELFLKTTLEGQGDLESIRDAIKSHGELIDDLSLIRVEYTGEGSPIHVPTNHPKHFVYLRALTLYKQKKWPEVERIISSNFDSIHDAPLSVQKIYLYTEHRMSAFPLEFALGYAQKNPSDSLTLFYIAEALFKNGDFSAAFDYSERVKLRRPYHKENNILFARLLELRRK; this is encoded by the coding sequence TTGTTTACTGTAGGAAAATATAAAGCGATTAAGGAACTTCATTTAGGGAAAAGAAGTTCCGTGTATACAGGGGAGGCTGCCACTGGTAGTCCCGTTGTGATCAAACTACTCAATCGTGATTATCCTGATAACCAAGAAATTACTCGGTTTAAAAGTGAATTTGAAATCCTAAGATCCATCGATTCTCCATATACACTTAGACCTTTAGATTTAGAATCCTATCAAAACACCGTTGCAATTGTTTTCCCTCATGTAGGATTTACCGATCTCGCCAAATTACAGTTAAGTGGTAAATATAGTAATATTGCAACATTCTTAAATATTGCAATCGAAGTTTGTAAGGCACTCATCGACATTCATAAAGCAAAAATTGTTCATAATGACATCAAAGCACAAAATATAATTTATAATCCTGATACCGGCGCATTAAAGATTATCGACTTTGGTTCGGCCACTCTATTAACACATCGAAATTTTTATCTTCCTATGAACCAAAATTTAACCGGTACCTTGGCTCATATATCTCCGGAACAAACGGGACGGATGAATCGAACAGTAGATTATCGAACTGATTTTTATTCATTCGGAGTCACCTTATACCAGTTAATCACTGGGGATCTTCCTTTTTTATATACAGATAGTTTGGAAATGGTTCACGCCCATTTGGCAAAAACTCCGCTGTCTCCGCAAGAGAGAACAGGTGCTCCAAAAATTATCTCTGATTTGATTATGAAACTTTTGGAAAAAAATCCAGAAGATCGTTACCAAACAGCAACTGGTTTACTTTCTGATTTATCGGCGATGCAATCGGTTCTTTTGGAAAATGGACGTGAATCCTTACATCAGTTCCAAATGGAACTTGCCAAAAATGATAAATCTTCCAGATTCCAAATTCCCAAAAAACTATACGGAAGAGAAGACCAACTCCGCATCTTCGAAGAAAAGTTTTTGGATGCTACGGAAGGAAAAATAGAAATTTTCCTTATCTCTGGACGTTCAGGAATTGGAAAGTCCGCACTGATTAACGAAATTCAAAAACCGGTGACTCGGGAAAAAGCTTATTTTACCTCAGGTAAATTTGATTTATATAAAAAATCCATTCCTTACCGTGCGATTAACTTAGCTTTACAAGGTCTAGTACGCCAGTTACTTTCTGAAAGTGAGTCTTCAGTAAAAGAATGGAACCGAGTTCTGAACCATGCACTTGGTGCTAATGCAAAACTAATCATTGATGTGGTACCCGAATTATCACAGCTGTTAGGTGAAAAACAAGCTCCACCAGAGTTGGATAGTTTAGAAACGGAAAACAGGTTCCATTTGGTTTTCAGAAAGTTTTTGCGTACAATTTGTACCAAGGATCATCCTGTTGTATTATTCTTGGATGATTTACAATGGGCAGACTCTTCCAGTATTTTACTTTTGAAAGAAGTACTCACAGATCCTGAAATTTCACATTTTTTTATTATTTTATCTTATCGTGATAATGAAGTATTCCCGACAGATCCATTTTTTCGTTTGTTGGAAGAACTTGGAGAATACCAAATCCCTGTTACCGAAATTCGTTTAGAGCCATTACGAGAACGAGATGTCGCTATGCTCGTTTCCGAAACTTTAGTGGTTCCTGAGTCTGAAATTAGGCCCATTGCAGAAGTTCTTTGGAAAAAAACAAAAGGGAATCCATTCCATGTAAATGAAATGTTTAAGAATCTTTATGAAAGATCTTACATCTATTTTACTGATGATCATTGGTCTTGGGATAAAGATAAAATTGATGCCGTTAACATTTCAGATAACGTTATCGATTTAATTATAGATAAAATCAATCTCCAATCTGCAGAACTCATCGAAGCATTAAAACTTACCGCCTGTATTGGTAACTGGTTTCGGCATGATATATATGCAACCATTGCTGAAAGACCTTACCATAAAGCATCAATGGATTTGGTAGCTCTTGCCAATGAAGAATTCCTAATTTTAGGAATGGAAGATGCAAACTTCACTCATGATAAAATTAGGGAAGCAATTTACAAAATCATTTCCCCAGAAGAAAAGTCGCAGCTCCATTATAAAATTGGAAAAACTTACCTTTCCATTCTGTATAAGTATAAACTCGACGATCATTTATTTACAATTGTAAACCAATTGAATTTGGGTGCTTCCCAAATGAAGGGCAGTGAAGAATTGGCTGAGTTACGAATTTTAAACGAAAAGGCTGGTTTTAAAGCATTAAATTCTTCTGCCTACGATGCTGCTTTTACTTTTTTTGATCGAATGGTCGGACTTATGACAGATGCTGAATGGAATTCTGAGTATGAAAATACTTTGAAACTTCATTTGGCTTATGCAAGGTCAGCTTACCTTTCTAAAAACTTTGAAGCAGCTGAAAAAAGTTTTAATTACATTCTACATTTTGTTCGTAATGACTTAGATAAAATTTTGGTTTATGAACTCCAATCTTCTATGCTTGTGACTCAAAACAAGATGAAGGAGGTATTGGAAACCCTGAAACAAGCTTTGAAACTTGTAGGTGTTAGGTTGCCAAAAAAAGCCACCCCACTTTCGCCTCTACGCGAAATTCTAAAGTTCAAGTTTAAATTAGGGCGAAGATCCATTGAAAGTTTAGAACAACTTCCGGTATCGGAAGATCCAAAGTATCTGGCAATCATGCGAATTCTGAATGCTTGTATTGCTCCCTCTTTTCTCGCAGAACCAAATTTATTCCCTGTCATCGTTTTAAAATTAGTCAATCATACTTTAAAATACGGATTATGCGAAATCAGTGCTTTCGGGTTTTGTGCCATGGGAATCATTCAGGGTTCTGGTCTCGGGAACTATGAAGATGGACTTAAGTTTGGCCAGTTAGGTGTAAGGTTACTTGATTCACTTGATGCTAGAACGTTTAGATGCCGAACCTTGTTTATGTTTGCTTGTATGATTGCACCATGGAAAAATCATGCAAGAGATGGCCGTTCCATATTTTGGGATAGTTTCCTTGCGGGAATGGAAACAGGGGATTTACAATACTCCGCTTATTCTTTGAATAATATCCACTTCCAAGGTTTGTTATTTAGAGAAAACTTGGAAGATTTATATAAAAGCCAACTGCGTTATGATGCATCACTTTTAAGTTTACGTCAAAATCATGCTTACCAAGTACACCGGTTGAACTTACAATTAGTGGAAAATATGAGGGGTGAGTCGGCCGATCCAATGAATTTGGAAGGTAGATATTTTTCCGAATCGGAAACTGTTTCAGAATGGTTAACCACAGGAAATGCAAATGCTCTTTTCGATTATAATTTATGTAAGTTGCGAATTGAATATTTCCTGGGTGATAAACAAAAAGCGTATGAATATTCATTAAAACTGGATTCTTTAGAAGGTGCTATGTTTGGAATGATGTTTGTTCCCGAACATGTATTTTTTGGAGCTTTGGTTGCTTTTTCTTTGATCGTTGACGATGTAACTCCACAGGGAACAACGAAGGTAAATCTAAAGAAAAGATTACTTGGATTTGAAAAACGGATGAAGGTATGGGCAAAAAGTTCACCTGAAAATTTTGTCCATAAATACGAAATTATATCTGCTTTGATTCTTTATTTGGCCAATGAAAAAACGCAAGCCGTAATCGCTTGTAAGGCGGCCATTTCTTCCGCAAGGGAATCTAACTTTATCTTAGAAGAAGCCATTGCAAATGAATTTTTGGTTCGAATGTGGAAGGAAACCGGATTTGAGCAGTATAGTAACCTACATTTGGTGGAAGCACATTACCGTTATGGAAAATATGGATTTTTATCCAAGGTGAAACAACTTGAGGCAAATCATATTGCCTTAAAAAAATATATTGGAAGAAACTTTCGAACGGATTCTACAGATAGCCTTTCCTTGTTTAGTACGACTAAAGATATTTTTGGAGATGTAGGTTCTTCTCTTGATATCAATACGGTCATCAAAGCCTCTCAAACCATTTCCGGAGAAATCCAACTCAATCGTCTTCTGGAAAAGATGATGAAAATTTTGATCGAAAATGCTGGTGCGGAAAGAGGATACTTTATTCTAAAATCTGATTCTGGTTGGCAAGTATTGGCAGAATCTGAAGCCGAAAAAGAATCTGTTTTTGTTTATTCAGAATCTCCCTTTGCCATTGATTTTTTAGAGCCAGTGGCCTATGTAAATCAAAACAAAATTCCTTCACAAATCATTGGTTATGTGGTGAGAACCGGTCTTGTTGTGATTTGTGGGGATGCAGCAAGAGAAGGTGATTTTAAGAATGATCCTTATGTCAAATCCACCCTGCCTAAATCTTTACTTTGTTATCCCATTTTAAGTCATGGAACTGTGGTTGGGATTGTTTATTTGGAAAATAATCTAACAACGGATGCTTTCACTCCTGGACGAGTGGAAATACTTAAAATTTTATCTTCGCAGATCGCGGTTTCAATTGAGAATTCACTTCTTTATACCAATTTGGAACAAAAGGTAGATGAAAGAACCAAAGAATTGAATTTTGCCCTAACGGAAGTTAAGGGTTTGAAAGAACAACAAGACGGAGACTACTTTTTAGCCTCTTTACTCATTGAACCGCTAACTCAGAACCTAGCAAGTTCTTCTAATATGAAAATTCAGTTCCTTACGGAACAAAAGAAAAAATTTTCTTATAAACAATGGAGTTCTGAAATTGGTGGGGATTTATGTGTGTCTTCTTCCATCCAATTACAAAATAAAAAATACATTGTTGTATTAAATGGTGATGCAATGGGTAAATCCATGCAAGGGGCGAGTGGTGCCCTTGTGATTGGATCTGTATTTGAAGCCATTATCAAAAGGAATGGGCAGTCTGAGGAAGTTCGTGATATCACTCCTGAAAAATGGGTGAGCAATGCTTATATAGAACTACATAACACGTTGGTTACCTTTGATGGATCCATGTTGATTTCTATGTTTCTTTGTTTGATCGATGATGAAACTGGATTTTTTTATTTTCTAAATGCAGAACATCCAAGGCCAGTCATTTATCGAAATGATCGAACTTCCTTTTTACCGCATAACTATGTTTGTGCGAAACTTGGATTGCTCGCATCTAAAAAAGCGCTCCAAATTAATACCTTCCAACTAGAAAAAGGTGATGTTTTACTCATTGGTTCTGACGGTCGCGATGATATTTTGATCGGATCTGAAGTGGAAATGGAAGTCAATGAGGATGATGAATTGTTCCTAAAAACAACTTTGGAGGGACAAGGGGATTTGGAATCCATTCGGGATGCTATTAAAAGCCATGGAGAATTGATCGATGATCTCTCGCTCATTCGAGTGGAATATACGGGAGAAGGATCACCCATTCATGTTCCGACAAACCATCCAAAACATTTTGTTTACCTTCGTGCTTTGACCTTATACAAACAAAAAAAATGGCCGGAAGTCGAACGTATAATTTCCAGCAATTTTGATTCCATCCACGATGCTCCACTTTCGGTTCAAAAAATTTATTTATATACGGAACATAGAATGTCTGCGTTCCCTTTAGAATTTGCACTAGGATATGCCCAAAAAAATCCATCGGACAGCCTAACACTATTTTATATTGCGGAAGCCTTGTTTAAAAATGGAGATTTTTCTGCTGCCTTCGATTATTCTGAAAGAGTGAAACTCAGACGCCCCTACCATAAAGAAAACAATATTTTATTTGCTCGACTCTTAGAACTTCGGCGAAAATAA
- a CDS encoding SDR family NAD(P)-dependent oxidoreductase, producing the protein MSGKKVALVTGGTSGLGRSIVLEFANAGYVVGFCGRRKQEGEETLALLEKQGGTGMFVRCDVTQSEAVRNFVESIVSKYGSIDVAVNNAGISGVLKATADYPLDIFDSVMDVNLKGTFLSMQFELKQFLSQGKGGVIINVSSALGVRGKEKAGPYSMTKHGIIGLTKSAALEYGSAGIRVVALCPGGIQTEMDDVFYANVPNPEEVKKERMKSYALGRMATPEEVAKTCVWLSTDGAAFITGAVIPVDGGKTAR; encoded by the coding sequence ATGAGCGGAAAAAAAGTAGCATTAGTGACAGGTGGAACTTCGGGACTAGGAAGATCCATTGTTCTTGAATTTGCAAACGCTGGTTATGTGGTTGGGTTTTGCGGAAGAAGGAAACAAGAAGGCGAAGAAACGTTGGCCCTGCTTGAAAAACAAGGTGGGACAGGAATGTTTGTTAGATGTGATGTCACACAATCGGAAGCAGTTCGTAATTTTGTTGAATCAATTGTTTCTAAATATGGATCCATTGATGTTGCGGTCAATAATGCAGGTATCTCTGGAGTTCTGAAAGCAACGGCAGATTATCCATTAGATATTTTTGATTCTGTGATGGACGTAAACTTAAAAGGGACCTTTCTTTCCATGCAATTTGAATTAAAACAATTCCTAAGCCAAGGGAAAGGTGGTGTCATCATCAACGTTTCTTCTGCATTGGGTGTTCGAGGAAAAGAAAAAGCGGGTCCTTATTCCATGACAAAACACGGGATCATCGGACTCACAAAGTCTGCTGCCTTAGAGTACGGATCTGCCGGGATTCGTGTGGTGGCCCTATGCCCTGGTGGGATTCAAACAGAAATGGACGATGTATTTTATGCAAATGTTCCTAACCCCGAAGAGGTAAAAAAGGAAAGGATGAAATCTTACGCTCTTGGTAGAATGGCAACTCCAGAAGAAGTTGCCAAAACTTGTGTCTGGTTGTCTACTGATGGGGCAGCATTTATCACAGGAGCTGTCATACCGGTTGACGGTGGTAAAACAGCTAGATAA
- a CDS encoding AfsA-related hotdog domain-containing protein, producing the protein MKVFEKEEFPAVLPLDKRYTRTYFQDDSFVSNIRRALPRMITAVVMEEHVFPKLKPEEIDFLLQYYAKRQDTSGSHYQLKTIPYRIRKESAERILAEADIDDTQKDFISTFYHFDSDLQSYVLNDKVTESDEIRILQIIKRRDYYVGNVEKSKISAIFEPFEEIPKKDTFFANLYVPPSHKFFSPPNLKHISGMQIVEAARQFGISCNHMYGKVPFEGVTFLLLYLNSEFFQYAKMNMPIKLRAIAKELKYSKSGYWNYSKLEITAYQENQEITRIEMAASILPLKVYKRLKSTQEEVYEIDPRFRILDQFKNNISVRENGRNIVSTIENISSSGFMVRCSGIHPGDLANSGQLEFFMHFDIVGFVHGTCILLWVKEDDNNEDTFFAGFRFESISELDRANVKEAINRYGRLIEEREIQ; encoded by the coding sequence ATGAAGGTTTTTGAAAAAGAAGAATTCCCCGCAGTTTTACCTCTCGATAAACGATACACTCGAACCTATTTCCAAGACGATAGTTTTGTTTCGAACATACGACGTGCTCTTCCTCGGATGATCACTGCAGTTGTCATGGAAGAACATGTTTTTCCTAAACTTAAACCTGAAGAAATTGACTTTCTGCTACAATACTACGCAAAAAGACAAGATACTAGTGGATCACATTACCAACTCAAAACCATTCCGTATCGAATTCGTAAAGAATCTGCTGAAAGAATTTTAGCAGAAGCGGATATCGATGATACACAAAAGGATTTTATTAGTACATTCTACCATTTTGATTCAGATTTACAGAGTTATGTTTTAAACGATAAAGTCACCGAATCCGATGAAATTCGAATCCTTCAAATTATCAAACGTAGGGACTACTATGTTGGGAATGTAGAGAAGTCAAAAATCTCCGCAATCTTCGAACCCTTTGAAGAAATTCCTAAAAAAGATACTTTTTTTGCAAATCTTTATGTTCCTCCTAGTCATAAATTTTTTTCACCACCCAATCTAAAACATATTTCAGGTATGCAGATTGTAGAAGCTGCCAGACAATTTGGAATTTCTTGTAATCACATGTATGGAAAAGTTCCCTTTGAAGGTGTCACCTTTTTATTGTTATATTTAAATTCGGAATTTTTCCAATATGCGAAGATGAATATGCCGATCAAACTTCGTGCCATTGCAAAAGAGTTAAAATATAGCAAATCAGGGTATTGGAATTATTCGAAGTTGGAAATCACTGCCTATCAGGAAAATCAAGAAATCACTCGCATTGAAATGGCTGCTAGTATCTTGCCCTTAAAAGTATACAAACGCTTAAAAAGCACGCAGGAAGAAGTGTATGAAATTGATCCGAGGTTTCGAATTTTGGATCAATTTAAAAACAATATTTCGGTTAGGGAAAACGGACGTAATATTGTCTCCACAATTGAAAATATTTCCAGTTCCGGATTTATGGTGCGGTGTTCTGGAATCCATCCGGGTGATTTAGCCAATAGCGGGCAACTTGAATTTTTTATGCATTTCGATATTGTCGGTTTCGTTCACGGAACTTGTATTTTATTATGGGTTAAAGAAGACGATAATAATGAAGACACCTTTTTTGCTGGGTTTCGTTTTGAATCCATTTCTGAACTCGACCGTGCAAATGTAAAGGAAGCAATCAATCGTTACGGACGATTGATCGAAGAAAGGGAAATCCAATGA
- a CDS encoding universal stress protein encodes MEKLIQKLIIPIDGSPSSAKALEFGLAIAKASNAKCYIVEVIEDFGPLPGYYDAAPAGKDRVKWISEQRFEKIHPILDETTVKWERVILEGYPAEEICKLAEKENADLIVIGSRGHGILGRFIMGSVSDRVVHYAPCSVTIVR; translated from the coding sequence ATGGAAAAATTGATTCAAAAACTGATCATCCCCATCGATGGTTCTCCTAGTTCTGCCAAAGCGTTAGAATTTGGTTTAGCAATCGCAAAAGCAAGTAATGCAAAATGTTATATCGTGGAAGTGATTGAGGATTTTGGTCCTTTACCAGGGTATTACGATGCAGCACCTGCGGGCAAAGACCGCGTGAAATGGATCTCTGAGCAACGTTTTGAAAAAATACATCCCATTTTGGATGAGACAACCGTAAAATGGGAACGTGTGATTCTAGAAGGATATCCTGCTGAAGAAATATGCAAACTTGCTGAAAAAGAAAATGCAGACTTAATTGTGATTGGAAGCCGAGGTCATGGAATTTTAGGAAGATTCATTATGGGAAGTGTATCTGATCGTGTTGTGCACTATGCACCATGTTCAGTAACTATAGTTAGGTGA